In a genomic window of Amycolatopsis japonica:
- a CDS encoding AMP-binding protein, whose product MRLTDYLDKGASLDPAAPCLTMGDTSLSYGEVQKLSWQVGRALARSGVKPGDKVAILSGNDPLSFGCVFGISRAGAVWCPVNPRNEAAENRELLDLFDCTCLLVQESFAPLVSRMLPDLPKLSTVVCLDGTMPGAVPFSDWIDSADPWEETPPDDMVLLVGTGGTTGHPKAVMLSGTNVETMSALTLMSYPFTGRPRYLALAPLTHAAGVLCFPVLTLGGEIVVMPSPDLGEFLALVERRRITHTFLPPTLIYLLLDNPALDAADLSSLQCLWYGAAPMSATKLAEAITRIGPVFGQLFGQSEAPMMVSTLAPAEHVHPDGSLALERFTSAGKPTPLTQVAIMSDTGELLPPGERGEIVVRGSLVMLGYYKNPDATAEASAHGWHHTGDIGYLDDDHYLYIVDRAKDMIITGGFNVYSAEVEQALMAHEAVQDCAVIGLPHEKWGEQITAVVQLHSGRTAAAQELRAAVKERLGSIKTPKEILVWPDLPRSKIGKVLKTEIRKALLDNA is encoded by the coding sequence GTGCGACTGACCGACTACCTCGACAAGGGCGCTTCACTCGATCCGGCGGCGCCCTGCCTCACCATGGGCGACACGTCCCTCAGCTACGGCGAAGTCCAAAAGCTGTCGTGGCAGGTGGGGCGGGCGCTGGCCCGGTCCGGTGTCAAGCCGGGCGACAAGGTGGCGATCCTGTCCGGGAACGATCCCCTGTCGTTCGGCTGTGTCTTCGGGATCAGCCGGGCCGGTGCCGTGTGGTGCCCGGTCAACCCGCGCAACGAGGCCGCCGAGAACAGGGAACTGCTCGACCTGTTCGACTGCACCTGCCTCCTGGTGCAGGAGTCGTTCGCACCGCTCGTCTCCCGAATGCTCCCCGACCTGCCGAAACTGTCCACAGTGGTCTGTCTCGACGGCACGATGCCCGGCGCCGTCCCGTTTTCCGACTGGATCGACAGCGCCGATCCTTGGGAGGAAACCCCGCCGGACGATATGGTCCTGCTGGTCGGCACCGGCGGCACCACCGGCCACCCCAAGGCGGTGATGCTCAGCGGCACCAACGTGGAGACGATGTCGGCGCTCACGCTGATGAGCTACCCGTTCACCGGCCGCCCGCGTTATCTGGCGCTGGCGCCGCTGACCCACGCGGCGGGCGTGCTCTGTTTCCCGGTCCTGACTCTCGGCGGCGAGATCGTCGTCATGCCCTCGCCGGACCTCGGCGAATTCCTCGCGCTGGTGGAACGCCGCCGCATCACGCACACCTTCCTGCCACCGACACTGATCTACCTGCTGCTCGACAATCCGGCGCTGGACGCCGCCGATCTGTCGTCGCTGCAATGCCTTTGGTACGGCGCCGCGCCGATGTCGGCCACCAAACTCGCCGAAGCGATCACCCGGATCGGCCCGGTCTTCGGGCAGTTGTTCGGGCAGAGCGAAGCCCCCATGATGGTCTCCACCCTCGCCCCCGCCGAGCACGTCCATCCCGATGGATCCCTTGCCCTGGAACGGTTCACGTCGGCCGGTAAGCCCACCCCGCTCACCCAGGTCGCGATCATGTCCGACACCGGCGAACTGCTCCCGCCCGGCGAACGCGGCGAGATCGTCGTCCGCGGTTCGCTGGTGATGCTCGGTTACTACAAGAATCCGGACGCGACGGCGGAGGCGAGCGCGCACGGCTGGCATCACACGGGCGACATCGGCTATCTCGACGACGACCATTACCTCTACATCGTCGACCGCGCCAAGGACATGATCATCACCGGCGGTTTCAACGTCTATTCGGCCGAGGTCGAACAGGCACTCATGGCGCACGAAGCGGTGCAGGACTGCGCCGTGATCGGGCTGCCGCACGAGAAATGGGGCGAGCAGATCACCGCCGTGGTCCAGCTCCACTCCGGGAGAACGGCGGCGGCGCAAGAGCTCCGCGCCGCGGTCAAGGAGCGGCTGGGCAGCATCAAGACGCCGAAGGAGATCCTGGTCTGGCCGGATCTCCCCCGATCCAAGATCGGTAAGGTGCTCAAGACCGAGATCCGGAAAGCCTTGCTGGACAACGCTTAG
- a CDS encoding DUF5938 domain-containing protein — MSSPKPVVVYGASGYTGRLICEYLREYNVPFIAAGRDKARIQEAIDHVPGLDTIDHEVVEVSHDVEALTELFRDAKVVCNTVGPFSEYGHEVVEACLRTGTHYLDTTGEQDWLIASEERYGAQMAEKGLLLSPGIAQMYTTGEIAANLCLETPGLDTLDILVFWKGYPTVASTKTILVNAALSAAYYLEQNEYRPWPADGGLQDVTVPGHHETGLALPWGGTSHPVWFKNDARVANVKAVGGVFDRALMQGVPQIVAAVLEQVKDLPLDEKMRVLAEQAAAVRDEMPPRENQRLNTSLDSVHASGPLGRAHCVIHGTCNYKQTGLMQAYGAYSLLQQPPKRVGFASGCQAFGHRELLGVLRSFGLVSNPVLTVHD, encoded by the coding sequence ATGAGCAGCCCCAAACCCGTCGTGGTCTACGGCGCCTCCGGCTACACCGGACGGCTGATCTGCGAGTACCTGCGCGAGTACAACGTCCCGTTCATCGCCGCCGGCCGGGACAAGGCCCGCATCCAGGAGGCGATCGACCACGTTCCCGGCCTCGACACCATCGATCACGAGGTCGTCGAGGTCTCGCACGACGTCGAAGCGCTCACCGAACTGTTCCGCGACGCCAAGGTCGTGTGCAACACCGTCGGCCCGTTCAGCGAGTACGGCCACGAGGTCGTCGAAGCCTGCCTGCGCACCGGAACGCATTACCTCGACACCACCGGCGAACAGGACTGGCTGATCGCCTCCGAGGAACGCTACGGCGCGCAGATGGCCGAGAAGGGCCTGCTGCTCTCCCCCGGTATCGCGCAGATGTACACCACCGGCGAGATCGCGGCGAACCTGTGCCTGGAGACACCGGGACTGGACACTTTGGACATCCTGGTGTTCTGGAAGGGCTATCCCACAGTCGCTTCGACGAAGACCATCCTGGTCAACGCCGCGCTGTCCGCCGCGTACTACCTCGAACAGAACGAGTACCGACCCTGGCCCGCCGACGGCGGACTGCAGGACGTCACCGTGCCCGGCCATCACGAAACCGGGCTTGCCCTGCCCTGGGGCGGCACCTCGCATCCGGTCTGGTTCAAGAACGACGCGCGCGTGGCCAACGTCAAGGCCGTCGGCGGCGTCTTCGACCGCGCGCTCATGCAGGGGGTACCGCAGATCGTCGCGGCCGTCCTGGAACAGGTGAAAGACCTGCCGCTGGACGAGAAGATGCGTGTGCTGGCGGAGCAGGCCGCCGCGGTGCGCGACGAGATGCCGCCGCGGGAGAACCAGCGGCTCAACACCTCGCTGGATTCGGTGCACGCCTCGGGGCCGTTGGGCCGCGCGCACTGTGTCATCCACGGGACCTGCAACTACAAGCAGACCGGGTTGATGCAGGCTTACGGCGCCTACTCGCTGCTTCAGCAGCCGCCGAAGCGCGTGGGGTTCGCCTCCGGGTGCCAGGCTTTCGGCCACCGCGAACTGCTCGGCGTGCTACGAAGCTTCGGGCTGGTTTCGAATCCGGTCTTGACCGTCCACGACTGA
- a CDS encoding SDR family NAD(P)-dependent oxidoreductase: protein MGSYDLSGRKALVTGGAQGLGAGMAEALAQAGASVVIGDVQEDLGRATADKLDAGFVRLDVTDEQSWEQAVDAVIGELGGLDIVVNNAGVEITGLVADLDPADVRKMLDVNVLGTALGVKHAFRAMRPGGPAGAGGAVVNIASVAATIAFPGIAGYSATKSAVDRLTRVAAMEAGKLGYGVRVNCVYPGLVPTQMGNQLAQDVVEVGLFPSVEDAIGAVVAQTPAGRLGEVADMADAVVFLASDAARFITGAGLPVDGGMGM from the coding sequence ATGGGTTCGTACGACCTTTCGGGCCGAAAAGCCCTGGTCACAGGTGGCGCGCAGGGCCTGGGCGCCGGAATGGCCGAAGCGCTGGCACAGGCGGGCGCCTCGGTGGTCATCGGCGACGTCCAGGAGGATCTCGGGCGCGCCACCGCCGACAAGCTCGACGCGGGCTTCGTCCGGCTCGACGTCACCGACGAACAGAGCTGGGAGCAGGCGGTCGACGCGGTCATCGGCGAACTCGGCGGGCTGGACATCGTGGTGAACAACGCCGGCGTCGAGATCACCGGGCTCGTCGCCGACCTCGACCCCGCCGACGTGCGCAAGATGCTCGACGTCAACGTCCTGGGCACTGCCCTCGGCGTGAAGCACGCCTTCCGCGCGATGCGGCCCGGCGGTCCCGCGGGCGCCGGTGGCGCCGTCGTGAACATCGCCTCGGTCGCCGCGACCATCGCCTTCCCCGGCATCGCCGGCTATTCGGCGACGAAATCGGCGGTCGACCGGCTCACCAGGGTCGCCGCCATGGAGGCCGGGAAACTCGGCTACGGCGTGCGCGTCAACTGCGTCTACCCCGGCCTCGTCCCCACCCAGATGGGTAATCAGCTCGCGCAGGACGTCGTCGAGGTCGGCCTGTTCCCCAGCGTCGAGGACGCGATCGGCGCGGTCGTCGCGCAAACCCCCGCCGGGCGGCTCGGCGAGGTCGCGGACATGGCCGACGCCGTCGTGTTCCTCGCCTCCGACGCCGCCCGCTTCATCACCGGCGCCGGGCTCCCGGTCGACGGCGGAATGGGCATGTGA
- a CDS encoding Lrp/AsnC family transcriptional regulator, which produces MDDALVAALRTDGRMSVADLAKRVGASRSAVSARLEQLKADGSLNVVAAVHPEFLGLTAYAHLAIRTSGRSQATTDAIAALPAAAFVSAVSGDHQTVAELRLPDSPELYRTVADIRGLPEVEQVNTLVYVDVVKGLFMPGRPLPPWLRLDDRDLAIMLRLQADGRESYARIAEHVGLSPSATRTRVRFLVEHDVIRIAPVLSRARPDAGLVCGIGLNVRGAGDSVTAALAAREDTEFLARTIGRFDVVATIAAQSARALDRALEEISGRPDVVTAETWVHLRIAKERYEWPLPTAEELARR; this is translated from the coding sequence GTGGACGACGCGCTGGTCGCGGCTTTGCGCACGGACGGCCGGATGAGCGTCGCCGATCTGGCCAAACGCGTCGGGGCTTCGAGGTCGGCCGTGTCGGCCAGGCTGGAGCAACTCAAGGCCGACGGCTCGCTGAACGTGGTCGCGGCGGTCCATCCCGAGTTCCTCGGCCTGACCGCGTACGCGCATCTCGCCATCCGCACTTCGGGCCGCTCGCAGGCGACGACGGACGCGATCGCGGCCTTGCCCGCCGCGGCGTTCGTCTCCGCGGTGAGCGGGGATCACCAGACCGTCGCCGAGCTGCGCTTGCCCGACTCGCCCGAGCTCTATCGCACGGTGGCCGACATCCGCGGCCTGCCGGAGGTGGAGCAGGTCAACACCCTCGTCTACGTGGACGTGGTCAAGGGACTGTTCATGCCCGGCCGCCCGCTGCCGCCCTGGTTGCGGCTCGACGACCGCGATCTCGCGATCATGCTGCGGCTGCAGGCCGACGGGCGGGAAAGCTACGCGCGTATCGCCGAGCACGTCGGGCTGTCGCCGTCGGCCACCCGCACCCGCGTGCGCTTCCTGGTCGAACACGACGTCATCCGCATCGCGCCGGTGCTCAGCCGTGCCCGGCCGGACGCCGGTCTCGTCTGCGGGATCGGCCTGAACGTGCGGGGAGCCGGGGATTCCGTGACCGCCGCGCTCGCCGCGCGGGAAGACACCGAGTTCCTCGCCAGGACCATCGGCCGGTTCGACGTCGTCGCCACCATCGCCGCGCAGTCCGCCCGAGCCCTCGACCGGGCGCTCGAAGAGATCAGCGGCAGGCCCGACGTCGTGACCGCGGAGACGTGGGTCCACCTCCGCATCGCCAAGGAACGCTACGAGTGGCCGCTGCCGACCGCGGAGGAGCTTGCGCGGCGCTAA